One region of Streptomyces sp. CG4 genomic DNA includes:
- a CDS encoding molybdopterin cofactor-binding domain-containing protein, producing the protein MSNEAATATTAAEPAPEAESSPHGIGASLPHADARAKTEGTFPYAADLWAEGLLWAAVLRSPHAHARIVSIDTSHAREMPGVRAVVTHDDVPGTPRYGRGTPDRPVFASEVVRHHGEPIAAVAADHPDTARMAAAAVIVEYEVLDPVTDPEQAFEAEPLHPDGNLIRHIPLHHGDQDAVGEVVVEGLYRIGRQDPAPIGAEAGLAVPRPDGGVELYLASTDPHADRNTAAACYGLSPDRVKIVVTGVPGATADREDQSFQLPLGLLALKTGCPVKLTATREESFLGHAHRHPTLLRYRHHADAEGKLVKVEAQVLLDAGAYADTSADSLAAAVSFACGPYVVPNAFIEGWAVRTNNPPSGHVRGEGAMQVCAAYEAQMDKLAKKLGLDPAELRLRNVLATGDVLPIGQTVTCPAPVAELLQAVRDFPLPALPKDAPEEEWLLPGGPEGAGEPGAVRRGVGYGLGMVHMLGAEGADEVSTATVKVHDGVATVLCAAVETGQGFTTLARQIVQETLGIEEVHVAPVDTDQPPAGGGCRGRHTWVSGGAVERAAKMVRTQLLQPLAHKFGMSTELLQITDGKITSYDGVLSTTVTEALDGKELWATAQCRPHPTEPLNASGQGDAFVGLAFCAIRAVVDVDIELGSVRVVELAVAQDVGRVLNPTQLAARIEAGVTQGVGIALTENLRTPRGLIRHPDLTGYALPTALDAPDIRIVRLVEERDVVAPFGAKSVSAVPVVTAPAAIASAVRAATGRPVNRLPIRPQAAVVTAQ; encoded by the coding sequence GTGAGCAACGAAGCCGCCACGGCGACCACCGCCGCGGAACCCGCTCCGGAGGCGGAGTCGTCGCCGCACGGCATCGGTGCCTCCCTGCCGCACGCCGACGCCCGCGCCAAGACCGAGGGCACCTTCCCGTACGCGGCCGACCTGTGGGCCGAGGGCCTGCTGTGGGCGGCCGTGCTGCGCTCCCCGCACGCGCACGCGCGCATCGTGTCCATCGACACCAGCCACGCGCGCGAGATGCCCGGCGTACGCGCCGTCGTCACGCACGACGACGTGCCCGGCACCCCGCGCTACGGCCGGGGCACCCCCGACCGGCCGGTGTTCGCCTCGGAGGTCGTACGGCACCACGGCGAGCCCATCGCCGCCGTAGCCGCCGACCACCCGGACACCGCGCGGATGGCCGCCGCCGCCGTCATCGTCGAGTACGAAGTACTCGATCCCGTCACCGACCCGGAGCAGGCCTTCGAGGCGGAACCCCTGCACCCCGACGGCAATCTGATCCGGCACATCCCGCTGCACCACGGCGATCAGGACGCCGTCGGCGAGGTCGTCGTCGAGGGCCTGTACCGGATAGGGCGCCAGGACCCGGCCCCGATCGGTGCCGAGGCCGGTCTCGCCGTGCCCCGTCCCGACGGCGGCGTCGAGCTGTACCTGGCCTCCACCGACCCGCACGCCGACCGCAACACGGCCGCGGCCTGCTACGGCCTGTCCCCGGATCGGGTGAAGATCGTGGTCACCGGGGTGCCGGGCGCCACCGCCGACCGCGAGGACCAGAGCTTCCAGCTGCCGCTCGGCCTGCTCGCCCTCAAGACCGGCTGCCCGGTCAAGCTCACGGCCACGCGCGAGGAGTCCTTCCTCGGCCACGCCCACCGCCACCCCACCCTGCTGCGCTACCGCCACCACGCGGACGCCGAGGGCAAGTTGGTGAAGGTGGAGGCGCAGGTCCTGCTGGACGCGGGCGCGTACGCGGACACCTCCGCCGACTCCCTGGCCGCCGCGGTCTCCTTCGCGTGCGGCCCGTACGTCGTCCCGAACGCCTTCATCGAGGGCTGGGCCGTACGCACCAACAACCCGCCCTCCGGTCATGTGCGCGGCGAGGGCGCGATGCAGGTGTGCGCCGCCTACGAGGCGCAGATGGACAAGCTGGCGAAGAAGCTGGGCCTGGACCCGGCCGAACTGCGGCTGCGCAACGTCCTGGCGACGGGAGACGTCCTGCCCATTGGCCAGACGGTGACCTGCCCGGCGCCGGTCGCCGAACTCCTGCAGGCGGTACGGGACTTCCCGCTGCCCGCGCTGCCCAAGGACGCCCCCGAGGAGGAGTGGCTGCTGCCCGGCGGGCCCGAGGGCGCGGGCGAGCCGGGCGCGGTGCGCCGCGGCGTCGGCTACGGCCTCGGCATGGTGCACATGCTCGGCGCGGAGGGCGCCGACGAGGTGTCCACGGCGACGGTCAAGGTCCACGACGGCGTCGCGACCGTCCTCTGCGCCGCCGTGGAGACCGGCCAGGGCTTCACCACCCTGGCCCGGCAGATCGTCCAGGAGACCCTCGGCATCGAGGAAGTCCATGTGGCGCCCGTCGACACCGACCAGCCGCCGGCCGGCGGGGGCTGCCGGGGCCGGCACACGTGGGTGTCGGGCGGTGCGGTGGAGCGGGCCGCGAAGATGGTCCGCACACAGCTTCTGCAGCCCCTCGCGCACAAGTTCGGCATGTCCACCGAGCTGCTGCAGATCACCGACGGCAAGATCACCTCGTACGACGGTGTGCTGTCGACCACGGTCACCGAGGCGTTGGACGGCAAGGAGCTGTGGGCCACCGCGCAGTGCCGCCCCCATCCCACCGAGCCGCTCAACGCCTCCGGGCAGGGCGACGCCTTCGTGGGCCTGGCCTTCTGCGCGATCCGCGCGGTGGTGGATGTCGACATCGAGCTGGGCTCGGTGCGCGTGGTGGAGCTGGCGGTCGCCCAGGACGTGGGCCGGGTCCTCAACCCGACGCAGCTGGCGGCCCGGATCGAGGCGGGTGTGACCCAGGGCGTGGGCATCGCGCTGACGGAGAACCTCCGGACGCCCCGCGGCCTGATCCGCCACCCCGACCTGACCGGCTACGCCCTGCCGACCGCGCTGGACGCCCCGGACATCCGGATCGTCAGACTCGTCGAGGAACGCGACGTCGTCGCCCCCTTCGGCGCCAAGTCCGTCAGCGCGGTCCCGGTCGTGACGGCACCGGCCGCGATCGCCTCCGCGGTCCGCGCGGCCACCGGCCGCCCGGTCAACCGGCTCCCGATCCGCCCGCAGGCAGCGGTGGTCACGGCCCAGTGA
- a CDS encoding SUKH-4 family immunity protein translates to MSTTDAGVPAITLTEAELDRYVTHAPTRGLLGGSGLPAATDLLTFSPLRTHGLRTLADAADGPFRVADELRDRLVIGELLNPAGMRRESILLDGGTGELTTAYLFDPSGARPFAPSLDALLRFAAVTEELAGLRGRFASLAGRYGPGTVTEATRRLLALFEEGTGGKVPPYWKAAALIRPLALVAGPGTASGLTLDVSARLLDQEFGHGRVARFEEVDFPATLTHEPTRRFLRETGLPEEAVLFHADPDVPLPTLREYATEDYAVPLAELPAHADHLIRLGRLVGDNSLVIDGRTGAVLTFSEPEATLHPLNTDVSTLAFTLWLLHHERTIDEHLGAELTTRAYDQLAAAMLHTLTTLDPTTTLPATDWHYWTEQFRDETGGAL, encoded by the coding sequence ATGAGCACGACCGACGCCGGGGTTCCGGCGATCACGCTGACCGAGGCGGAGCTGGACCGCTATGTCACGCACGCGCCGACGCGCGGCCTGCTCGGCGGCTCCGGACTGCCCGCGGCCACCGACCTGCTGACCTTCTCCCCGCTCCGCACGCACGGCCTGCGCACGCTCGCCGACGCCGCGGACGGCCCGTTCCGCGTCGCGGACGAGCTGCGGGACCGGCTGGTGATAGGCGAGCTGCTCAACCCGGCGGGCATGCGGCGCGAGTCCATCCTGCTCGACGGTGGCACCGGCGAGCTGACGACGGCCTACCTCTTCGACCCGTCCGGCGCCCGCCCCTTCGCCCCTTCCCTGGACGCCCTCCTGCGCTTCGCCGCGGTCACCGAGGAACTGGCCGGCCTGCGCGGCCGTTTCGCCTCCCTCGCGGGCCGGTACGGCCCCGGGACGGTGACCGAGGCCACCCGGCGACTGCTCGCCCTCTTCGAGGAGGGCACGGGCGGCAAGGTCCCGCCGTACTGGAAGGCGGCGGCCCTGATCCGCCCGCTCGCCCTCGTCGCGGGCCCCGGCACGGCGTCCGGGCTCACCCTGGACGTCTCGGCCCGGCTGCTGGACCAGGAGTTCGGGCACGGCCGGGTGGCCCGCTTCGAGGAGGTCGACTTCCCCGCGACGCTCACGCACGAGCCGACCCGCCGCTTCCTGCGCGAGACCGGGCTGCCGGAGGAGGCGGTCCTCTTCCACGCCGACCCGGACGTCCCGCTGCCGACGCTCCGGGAGTACGCCACCGAGGACTACGCCGTCCCTCTGGCCGAACTCCCGGCCCACGCGGACCACTTGATCCGCCTGGGCCGCCTGGTCGGGGACAACAGCCTGGTGATCGACGGCAGAACGGGCGCGGTCCTGACCTTCAGCGAGCCGGAGGCGACGCTCCACCCCCTCAACACCGACGTCTCCACCCTCGCCTTCACGCTCTGGCTCCTCCACCACGAGCGCACGATCGACGAGCACCTCGGCGCCGAACTGACGACCCGCGCCTACGACCAACTGGCCGCCGCCATGCTCCACACCCTGACCACCCTCGACCCCACGACCACCCTCCCGGCGACGGACTGGCACTACTGGACGGAACAGTTCCGCGACGAGACGGGCGGCGCCCTCTGA
- a CDS encoding DEAD/DEAH box helicase: MTTTAASSAHSHHLSPAFPGRAPWGTASKLRAWQQGAMEKYVQEQPRDFLAVATPGAGKTTFALTLASWLLHHHVVQQVTVVAPTEHLKKQWAEAAARIGIKLDPEYSAGPLGREYDGVAVTYAGVGVRPMLHRNRVEQRKTLVILDEIHHAGDSKSWGEACLEAFEPATRRLALTGTPFRSDTNPIPFVTYEEDNAGIRRSAADYTYGYGSALSDGVVRPVIFLSYSGNMRWRTKAGDEIAARLGEPMTKDAVSQAWRTALDPRGDWMPSVLRAADQRLTEVRKAIPDAGALVIASDQDSARAYAKLIREITGTKATLVLSDDAGASKRIDEFSDSTDRWMVAVRMVSEGVDVPRLAVGVYATTISTPLFFAQAVGRFVRSRRRGETASVFLPTVPDLLTFANEMEKERDHALDKPKKEGEEDPYAESEKEMEEANKQQDEDTGEQDMLPFEALESDAVFDRVLYDGAEFGMQAHPGSEEEQDYLGIPGLLEPDQVQMLLQKRQARQIAHSRKKPDTEADLLELPAERRPVVSHKEMMELRKQLNTMVGAYVHQSGKPHGVIHTELRRVCGGPPSAEATAGQLRQRIAKVQEWATRMR, translated from the coding sequence GTGACTACTACCGCCGCTTCCTCCGCGCACTCGCACCACCTCTCGCCCGCCTTCCCCGGGCGGGCCCCTTGGGGTACCGCCAGCAAGCTGCGTGCCTGGCAGCAAGGGGCGATGGAGAAGTACGTCCAGGAGCAGCCGCGTGACTTTCTCGCCGTCGCCACGCCCGGCGCCGGCAAGACCACCTTCGCGCTGACGCTCGCCTCCTGGCTGCTGCACCACCACGTCGTGCAGCAGGTGACCGTGGTCGCACCGACCGAGCATCTGAAGAAGCAGTGGGCGGAGGCGGCGGCCCGGATCGGGATCAAGCTCGACCCCGAGTACAGCGCGGGCCCGCTCGGCAGGGAGTACGACGGGGTCGCCGTCACCTATGCCGGTGTCGGCGTGCGGCCCATGCTGCACCGCAATCGCGTGGAGCAGCGCAAGACCCTCGTCATTCTCGACGAGATCCATCACGCCGGTGACTCCAAGTCCTGGGGCGAGGCCTGTCTGGAGGCGTTCGAGCCCGCCACGCGCCGGCTCGCGCTGACCGGTACGCCGTTCCGCTCCGACACCAACCCCATCCCCTTCGTGACGTACGAGGAGGACAACGCCGGCATCCGGCGGTCCGCCGCCGACTACACGTACGGGTACGGGTCGGCCCTGTCGGACGGGGTCGTGCGGCCCGTCATCTTCCTCTCCTACAGCGGCAACATGCGCTGGCGTACGAAGGCCGGAGACGAGATCGCCGCCCGGCTCGGCGAGCCGATGACCAAGGACGCGGTCAGCCAGGCCTGGCGTACGGCGCTCGACCCGCGCGGCGACTGGATGCCGAGCGTGCTGCGCGCCGCCGACCAGCGGCTGACCGAGGTCCGCAAGGCCATCCCGGACGCCGGCGCTCTCGTCATCGCCTCCGACCAGGACTCCGCCCGCGCCTACGCCAAGCTGATCCGCGAGATCACCGGTACGAAGGCCACGCTCGTGCTGTCCGACGACGCCGGCGCCTCGAAGAGGATCGACGAGTTCAGCGACAGCACCGACCGGTGGATGGTCGCCGTGCGGATGGTGTCCGAGGGCGTCGACGTGCCACGGCTCGCGGTGGGGGTGTACGCCACCACCATTTCGACCCCGCTGTTCTTCGCTCAGGCCGTGGGGCGTTTCGTACGGTCCCGGCGGCGCGGCGAGACCGCCTCCGTCTTCCTGCCGACCGTCCCTGACCTGCTGACCTTCGCCAACGAGATGGAGAAGGAGCGGGACCACGCCCTCGACAAGCCGAAGAAGGAGGGCGAGGAGGACCCGTACGCCGAATCCGAGAAGGAGATGGAGGAGGCGAACAAGCAGCAGGACGAGGACACCGGCGAGCAGGACATGCTGCCGTTCGAGGCGCTGGAGTCCGACGCCGTCTTCGACCGGGTCCTCTACGACGGCGCCGAATTCGGCATGCAGGCCCACCCCGGCAGCGAGGAGGAGCAGGACTACCTCGGGATTCCCGGGCTGCTGGAGCCGGACCAGGTGCAGATGCTGCTGCAGAAGCGGCAGGCCCGGCAGATCGCGCACAGCCGGAAGAAGCCGGACACCGAGGCCGACCTGCTGGAGCTGCCCGCCGAGCGGCGGCCGGTGGTCAGCCACAAGGAGATGATGGAGCTGCGCAAGCAGCTCAACACCATGGTCGGCGCGTACGTCCATCAGAGCGGCAAGCCGCACGGGGTGATCCATACCGAGCTGCGGCGGGTGTGCGGGGGGCCGCCGAGTGCGGAGGCCACGGCGGGGCAGCTACGGCAGCGGATCGCCAAGGTGCAGGAGTGGGCCACGCGGATGCGGTGA
- a CDS encoding helix-turn-helix domain-containing protein gives MTAETSQTLDRGLRVLKLLADTDHGLTVTELSMKLGVNRTVVYRLLATLEQHALVRRDLGGRARVGLGVLRLGRQVHPLVREAALPALRSLAEDIGATAHLTLVDGTEALAVAVVEPTWTDYHVAYRAGFRHPLDRGAAGRAILSARQAPSEGPGYTLTHGELEAGASGAAAPLVGVTGVEGSVGVVMLADSVPERVGARVVEAAREVAEALR, from the coding sequence GTGACCGCGGAGACCTCTCAGACGCTCGACCGGGGACTGCGCGTCCTCAAGCTGCTGGCCGACACCGACCACGGGCTGACCGTCACCGAGCTGTCCATGAAGCTGGGCGTGAACCGTACCGTGGTGTACCGGTTGCTCGCCACGTTGGAGCAACACGCGCTCGTACGGCGTGACTTGGGCGGGCGTGCCCGGGTCGGGCTCGGGGTGCTGCGGCTCGGACGCCAGGTGCATCCGCTGGTGCGGGAGGCCGCGTTGCCGGCGCTCAGGTCGCTCGCCGAGGACATAGGGGCGACGGCGCATCTGACGTTGGTGGACGGGACGGAGGCGCTGGCCGTCGCCGTGGTCGAACCGACGTGGACCGACTATCACGTGGCGTACCGGGCCGGGTTCCGGCATCCGCTGGACCGGGGGGCCGCGGGGCGGGCGATCCTGTCCGCTCGGCAGGCGCCGTCCGAAGGACCTGGTTACACCCTCACGCACGGCGAACTGGAGGCCGGGGCGAGCGGGGCGGCAGCACCGCTGGTCGGGGTCACGGGCGTCGAGGGCAGCGTGGGCGTGGTGATGCTGGCGGACTCCGTACCGGAGCGGGTGGGGGCGAGGGTGGTCGAAGCGGCCCGGGAGGTCGCCGAGGCCCTGCGCTGA
- a CDS encoding helix-turn-helix domain-containing protein, whose protein sequence is MDVCTLGDLLDVVGGPALRLHTAPAGQAVPVTEAVLYDGHLPLPRLPGALLLAVGVPAAQAGPLLRAAAEAGLTGVVVRGADGPVAEARAHGVALLSVAEDAAWHHVHLLLASAIAARPSAAAPSDSGLGDLFALADAIATATGGATAIEDPRQRILAYSTVPGQPVDEDRRQGILGRQVPAGAENTEQYRRLFAADRPIGLPALSAGDLPRLAMPVRAGGETLGSVWVIDGGALAPDAEDTLAQGASTAALLLLRARAARELARYQGGELLRRLLDGTAPDAATAAERLGVDGPARVAAFVLDSAASVPDTERTALRLLDVVRLQCEARYGRHAGVLVDGVVYAVLPGPGERHRRLAEDIVARAGQALRVPVRAALGEVVPDATGLADSRADADLVLRVLDAELPVATVDEVRARVTLLRLSEVMGERRELSAGAWRRVLAYDAGHRTAYARTLVSWFDAGCDMAGAAKLLAVHPNTCRYRLRQLQQHAGVDLDDPDERLVLWLQLRALAGLSSATP, encoded by the coding sequence ATGGACGTCTGCACCCTCGGTGACCTCCTGGACGTCGTCGGCGGTCCCGCCCTGCGCCTGCACACGGCCCCCGCCGGACAGGCCGTACCGGTCACGGAGGCGGTCCTGTACGACGGTCATCTCCCGCTCCCCCGGCTGCCCGGCGCGCTGCTGCTGGCGGTCGGCGTGCCGGCGGCCCAGGCCGGGCCGCTGCTGCGGGCGGCGGCCGAGGCCGGGCTGACCGGGGTGGTGGTGCGCGGCGCGGACGGGCCGGTCGCGGAGGCGCGGGCGCACGGCGTGGCCCTGCTCTCCGTCGCCGAGGACGCCGCCTGGCATCACGTGCACCTGCTGCTGGCCTCGGCCATCGCCGCACGGCCCAGCGCCGCCGCCCCCTCCGACAGCGGGCTCGGCGACCTGTTCGCGCTGGCCGACGCGATCGCGACGGCGACCGGCGGGGCCACCGCCATCGAGGACCCCCGGCAGCGGATCCTCGCCTACTCGACCGTCCCCGGGCAGCCGGTGGACGAGGACCGCCGGCAGGGCATCCTCGGCCGCCAGGTGCCGGCCGGCGCGGAGAACACCGAGCAGTACCGGCGGCTGTTCGCCGCCGACCGCCCGATCGGGCTGCCCGCGCTGTCCGCCGGTGACCTGCCCCGCCTCGCGATGCCGGTACGGGCCGGCGGCGAGACGCTCGGCTCGGTGTGGGTGATCGACGGCGGCGCGCTCGCCCCGGACGCCGAGGACACCCTCGCCCAGGGCGCCTCCACCGCCGCCCTGCTCCTGCTGCGGGCGCGCGCGGCCCGCGAGCTGGCCCGGTACCAGGGCGGCGAACTGCTGCGCCGACTGCTGGACGGCACGGCGCCGGACGCGGCAACGGCCGCCGAACGGCTGGGAGTTGACGGGCCCGCCCGGGTGGCGGCCTTCGTGCTGGACTCGGCGGCGAGCGTCCCCGACACCGAGCGCACGGCGCTGCGCCTGCTGGACGTCGTACGACTGCAGTGCGAGGCCCGCTACGGGCGGCACGCGGGCGTACTGGTCGACGGGGTGGTGTACGCGGTGCTGCCCGGCCCCGGAGAGCGGCATCGCAGGCTCGCCGAGGACATCGTGGCGCGGGCCGGGCAGGCGCTGCGGGTGCCGGTGCGGGCGGCGCTCGGCGAGGTCGTACCGGACGCGACGGGCCTCGCGGACTCGCGGGCGGACGCGGATCTGGTGCTGCGGGTGCTGGACGCGGAGCTGCCGGTGGCCACGGTGGACGAGGTCCGGGCCCGCGTCACCCTGCTGCGCCTGTCCGAAGTGATGGGTGAGCGGCGGGAGTTGAGCGCGGGCGCCTGGCGGCGAGTGCTCGCGTACGACGCCGGGCACCGCACGGCATACGCGCGCACACTCGTCTCCTGGTTCGACGCGGGCTGCGACATGGCGGGCGCGGCGAAACTCCTCGCCGTGCACCCCAACACCTGCCGCTACCGCCTCAGACAGCTCCAGCAGCACGCCGGGGTCGACCTCGACGACCCCGACGAACGGCTGGTGCTGTGGCTGCAGTTGCGGGCGCTGGCCGGCCTCAGCTCAGCCACGCCCTGA
- a CDS encoding chorismate synthase, producing MTAGVTVRTVHDVASLAAVADYFSDVWQTHRTAPPYPAEVLRSLVHAGGAVHAAYDGQRLAGASVAVLGAGHGTYSLVAAAGRGLGHAVKLAQRDWAVGLGARTMRWTFDPLVGRNARFNLVKLGAVGTEYLVDFYGPMTDGVNDGDESDRLTVTWELGATREASAPGPSYDLAPRGPVTATAPDGDPLARRDGRHLWCRVPEDVVKLRAADPVPALRWRHAVREVLSAAFAEGFRATGMSRDGWYTLTLPTEEAGA from the coding sequence ATGACAGCAGGAGTCACCGTCCGTACCGTCCACGACGTCGCCTCCCTCGCGGCCGTCGCCGACTACTTCAGCGACGTCTGGCAGACGCACCGCACCGCACCGCCCTACCCGGCCGAGGTCCTGCGCAGCCTCGTGCACGCCGGCGGCGCGGTGCACGCGGCGTACGACGGGCAGCGGCTCGCCGGGGCGTCCGTCGCCGTGCTCGGCGCCGGCCACGGCACGTACTCGCTGGTGGCCGCCGCCGGGCGGGGGCTCGGGCACGCCGTGAAGCTGGCCCAGCGGGACTGGGCCGTCGGCCTGGGCGCCCGCACCATGCGCTGGACCTTCGACCCGCTGGTCGGCCGCAACGCCCGCTTCAACCTGGTCAAGCTGGGCGCCGTCGGCACGGAGTACCTGGTCGACTTCTACGGCCCCATGACCGACGGGGTGAACGACGGCGACGAAAGCGACCGGCTGACGGTGACCTGGGAGCTGGGTGCGACCCGGGAGGCGAGCGCGCCGGGGCCGTCGTACGACCTCGCACCGCGGGGGCCGGTCACCGCCACCGCCCCCGACGGCGATCCCCTGGCCCGCCGGGACGGGCGGCACCTGTGGTGCCGGGTGCCCGAGGACGTGGTGAAGCTGCGCGCCGCCGACCCGGTGCCGGCGCTGCGCTGGCGGCACGCGGTGCGCGAGGTGCTGTCGGCGGCCTTCGCGGAGGGGTTCCGGGCCACCGGGATGTCCCGTGACGGCTGGTACACGCTGACCCTTCCGACCGAGGAGGCCGGGGCATGA
- the menC gene encoding o-succinylbenzoate synthase, producing the protein MKLERVEIVHVAIPLATPFRTSFGTMTTKDTFLLHVVTDAAEGWSEFAADPEPLYCSEFVAGAEIVLRDFLIPRTAALPHLTTAALAPALARIKGHELAKAALETALLDAELRSYGMPLATYLGAVRDRVPAGVSVGIKNSVPELLDDVARYLAEGYVRIKLKIEPGWDVDPVRAVRDRFGDALPLQVDANTAYTLADAERLRRLDEFGLLLIEEPLEENNLHAHALLQQRLRTPVCLDESLHHARDTAAAIALDACRVVNVKPARVGGYLEARRVHDVAHAHGVPVWCGGMLETGIGRAPNLALAALPGCTLPGDTSASSRYFAEDITEPFVLREGHLPVPTGPGIGIAPLPEALRRFTRDRRDLYTG; encoded by the coding sequence ATGAAGCTGGAGCGCGTCGAGATCGTGCACGTGGCGATTCCGCTGGCCACTCCCTTCCGTACGTCCTTCGGGACGATGACGACGAAGGACACCTTCCTCCTGCACGTCGTCACGGACGCGGCCGAGGGCTGGTCGGAGTTCGCCGCCGACCCCGAGCCGCTGTACTGCTCGGAGTTCGTCGCCGGCGCCGAGATCGTGCTGCGCGACTTCCTGATCCCGCGCACGGCCGCCCTGCCGCACCTCACCACGGCCGCACTCGCCCCCGCCCTGGCGAGGATCAAGGGCCACGAGCTGGCGAAGGCGGCCCTGGAGACGGCCCTCCTGGACGCCGAGCTGCGGTCGTACGGCATGCCGCTCGCGACGTACCTGGGTGCGGTACGGGACCGGGTGCCGGCCGGGGTGTCGGTCGGCATCAAGAACTCGGTCCCGGAGCTGCTGGACGACGTGGCGCGCTACCTGGCCGAGGGGTACGTCCGGATCAAGCTGAAGATCGAACCGGGCTGGGACGTCGACCCGGTCCGGGCGGTCCGCGACCGCTTCGGCGACGCGCTCCCCCTCCAGGTCGACGCCAACACCGCCTACACCCTCGCGGACGCGGAGCGGCTGCGGCGGCTGGACGAGTTCGGGCTGCTGCTGATCGAGGAGCCGCTGGAGGAGAACAACCTGCACGCCCACGCCCTGCTCCAGCAGCGGCTGCGGACGCCGGTCTGCCTGGACGAGTCCCTGCACCACGCCCGCGACACCGCCGCCGCGATCGCGCTGGACGCCTGCCGGGTGGTGAACGTCAAGCCCGCCCGGGTCGGCGGCTATCTGGAGGCCCGCCGGGTCCACGACGTGGCGCACGCGCACGGCGTCCCGGTGTGGTGCGGCGGCATGCTGGAGACCGGCATCGGCCGGGCCCCGAACCTCGCCCTGGCCGCGCTCCCCGGCTGCACCCTCCCCGGGGACACCTCCGCCTCGTCCCGCTACTTCGCCGAGGACATCACCGAGCCGTTCGTCCTGCGGGAGGGCCATCTGCCGGTTCCGACCGGCCCCGGCATCGGCATCGCGCCCCTTCCGGAGGCGCTGCGCCGGTTCACCCGGGACCGACGGGACCTGTACACGGGATGA
- a CDS encoding S16 family serine protease, giving the protein MLSRLTRSQAVAVCALPVVALLATAAFAPLPFAVAQPGMTANVLGENKGTEVITVSGATARSTSGQLRMVTIVATGPDTKVTLVDVFHNWFRTDRAVMPHDAVYPSGDTVKEIEQHNVAQMRQSQDAATQAALQYLGLSPDKVKVTLKLADVGGPSAGLLFTLGIIDKLHGDGSGGDLTGGRTIAGTGTIDAEGKVGAVGGVALKTQAARRDGATEFLVPKAECTDAKAELPKGLRLIPVTTLKDAVNSLQALEKGKASVPSC; this is encoded by the coding sequence GTGCTCTCTCGTCTCACGCGTTCCCAGGCCGTAGCCGTCTGTGCGCTGCCCGTCGTGGCCCTGCTGGCCACGGCGGCGTTCGCGCCGCTGCCGTTCGCGGTGGCCCAGCCCGGGATGACGGCGAACGTGCTCGGCGAGAACAAGGGCACCGAGGTCATCACCGTCTCCGGCGCGACCGCCCGGAGCACCAGCGGTCAGCTGCGGATGGTCACGATCGTGGCGACCGGCCCGGACACCAAGGTCACCTTGGTCGACGTGTTCCACAACTGGTTCCGCACCGACCGGGCCGTCATGCCGCACGACGCCGTCTACCCGAGCGGCGACACCGTCAAGGAGATCGAGCAGCACAACGTGGCGCAGATGCGGCAGTCCCAGGACGCCGCGACCCAGGCGGCGCTGCAGTATCTCGGGCTGAGCCCCGACAAGGTCAAGGTCACGCTGAAGCTCGCCGACGTGGGCGGGCCGAGCGCGGGTCTGCTGTTCACCCTGGGCATCATCGACAAGCTGCACGGCGACGGCAGCGGCGGCGACCTCACCGGCGGCCGCACCATCGCCGGTACGGGCACGATCGACGCGGAAGGCAAGGTCGGGGCGGTCGGCGGCGTGGCCCTGAAGACACAGGCCGCCCGGCGGGACGGAGCCACCGAGTTCCTGGTCCCGAAGGCCGAGTGCACCGACGCCAAGGCGGAACTGCCGAAGGGCCTCAGACTGATCCCGGTCACCACACTGAAGGACGCGGTGAACTCCCTACAGGCCCTGGAGAAGGGCAAGGCCTCGGTCCCGAGCTGCTAG
- a CDS encoding helix-turn-helix domain-containing protein, whose translation MRQLDARSLRGLAHPLRMALLDALRRHGPATASMLAERLGESSGATSYHLRQLAAHGFVEDASERGKGRERWWQAVKQGITMGDTLLQDTSPEVRGAADLLLHEIAATRARELTTWVATRDEWLPEWADHATDLSDWELRLTPERSRELVRRMHELIQEYDDLEEVEDDPEAEYVRLHSHLFPIRTDRKRPR comes from the coding sequence ATGCGCCAGCTCGATGCCCGTTCACTGCGCGGGCTGGCACATCCGCTGCGTATGGCACTGCTCGACGCACTGCGCCGCCACGGCCCGGCCACCGCGTCGATGCTCGCCGAACGGCTGGGCGAGTCCAGCGGAGCCACCAGCTACCACCTGCGTCAACTGGCCGCCCACGGCTTCGTCGAAGACGCATCGGAGCGCGGCAAAGGGCGCGAGCGGTGGTGGCAGGCGGTCAAGCAGGGCATCACCATGGGCGACACACTGCTCCAGGACACCAGCCCCGAGGTACGCGGCGCGGCCGACCTGCTCCTCCACGAGATCGCCGCCACCCGCGCCCGGGAGCTGACGACCTGGGTGGCGACGCGCGACGAGTGGCTCCCCGAGTGGGCAGACCACGCCACGGACCTGAGCGACTGGGAACTGCGGCTGACACCCGAGCGGAGCCGCGAACTCGTCCGCAGAATGCACGAGTTGATCCAGGAGTACGACGACCTCGAAGAGGTCGAGGACGACCCGGAGGCGGAGTACGTCCGCCTCCACTCGCACCTCTTCCCCATCAGGACGGACCGAAAGAGGCCCCGATGA